TTAACACATGGTATGGAATGGAATATTCGTATACCTTCTACACCTGTTACAACATTAGTCACTCAAGCGAAAAGCTTGTTTGAACAGCTTTGGAACAGCCAAGAAGCGACTATATGTACAGAAGAATTATTACTTCAATACGAACAGTACCAACAAGAAACACCACCTATAAAATCATTTTCTATCCGCGATACAATTGCCGAACCCTCTGTCGATTACACCGTTATTGAACCAAACCTCATGCAGATTCCGGCTTTAGAAGAACTGGATCGTTTGCGCGAGCGAAAAGAAACAAAAGCAATGGTCATTGCGGCAACAGGAACAGGGAAAACGTACTTAGCAGCATTTGATGTACGTCAAGCCCAGGCTAAAAAAGTATTATTTGTTGCACATCGTGGAAAGTTACTATCACAAGCTGAGCATACATTTAGACAAGTTTTTTCAAATGAGAGTTATACATTTGGTAGATATTCAGGATCACAACAAATTCAAGATGCACAATTTACCTTTGCTACCGTTCAAACACTTTCAAAAGAGGTTCATCTTAATCAATTTTTACAGGATACGTTTGACTACATCATTATTGATGAATTCCATCACGCTTCATCTGCTTCTTACCAAAGCATTCTTAACTATTTTACACCTCAATTTTTACTTGGTGTAACGGCAACACCAGAACGAATGGATGGTCAAAATATCTTTCAGCTTGTTGACTATAATGTTGCTTACGAAGTACGTCTGTATGATGCCTTAGCACAAGATTTACTTTCACCATTCCATTATTTTGGGATTCAAGATGATGAATCGATTGATTATTCTCTTATTCCTCAACAAAATGGCTTTTATGTAGAACAAGATCTTGTTGTTGCACTCGAACGCTCAACACGAACAGATTATATTGTTGAAATGATTCGTAAATTTGGGTTCAGTGGTAATCAAGCTGTTGGATTAGGATTCTGCGTCAATATCAATCATGCAGAGTTTATGGAGCAAGAATTTAAACGACATCAGATTGAAGCAATGGCTGTTACAAGTAAACAGTCCGAAGATGAACGCGAAGAGGCCATTCGCCGACTAGAGGACGATCAAGATCCACTGCAATATATTTTTACAGTTGACTTGTTTAACGAAGGAGTCGATATTCCAAAAGTCAATCTAATGCTATTTTTACGTCCAACGGAGTCTCCTACTATTTTTATTCAACAATTGGGGAGAGGCTTACGTAAACATAGCTCAAAAGAATTTGTTACGATTTTAGATTTTATCGGAAATAGTCAAAAGGCTTTTGTTGCACCACTTGTGTTGTCTGGTCAACAATCGTTTCATTCTATTGATCGTTATAAAATTGCTACTGCTGTAAAACAGCATTTTCCGATTTTACCGGAAGGATCTTTAGCCATTCTAGATTCAATTACAGAAAGATTTATTATTGAACAAATGAAAAAAATAGAGTTTTCAGCTAGCAAACAGCTCCGTGAAAGTTATCAAAGACTGACACGCATGATCGGAAATCCTCCGAGTTTAAATGATTTAGTTACGCATAAAGACGCACCAGCTATTGAAAGTATTGTTCAACAATGGAGAAGTACATTACGTCTTAAACAACTTGAAAAACATGCTACCGATGAAGAACTACGTTTATTGCTCGATGACACTACACGCAAAATTGTTGAACAGCTCGAAGGACTATTTCCAATTCGTGAGCCCTTCAGCTTACTGATTTTAAAACATTTACTGCATCATCCTTCTGCTTCAGTACAAGATATTGAACAAGAAGTTTTCAAAGAATTCGCCTTATCACCGAATCACTCTTTTTCAAAGCGACCAATTATTCATCATCTTTTTAAACGCTGGTCTACTGCGTTTAAAAATGATCGTATTCAATTGCTAGATGCTGTATCAGAAGAGCGCTATCGCTTTTCAAATACAGTCGTCCAAGCACTTCAACAATCAACTGAATTACGTTCATATATGATGCATTTTATCCAAGCAGGTCTACTTGCATTTCATCAACTACCAGATCGAATCAATTGGTTGATCGAAGATCAGGCGTTTCTATTACATCAAACATACAATCGTTCTGTTATCCAACGTCTTCTCTGTTCACCAAGTCAGGAAGGTTCTTGGCGTGAAGGCGTAGCTCAAGCTGGTGACGACTACATTTTATTCGTGAATTTACACAAAGATGAAACCATTGATGAGCAACTAAAATATAACGATTATTTCTTAGATCAATATCGTTTCCATTGGCAGTCTCAAAGTAATGCAACTGCTACAGGTAAAGCGGGTACTTTATATCAAAACCATGAGAGCGAAGGAATTCGTATTCATTTGTTTATGCGTAAAGCAGATAAAGAACAAGGAAAAACGATGCCGTTCACATACTTTGGCCAGTTAAAGCATCTTCAAAGTACAGGTTCTAAACCGATTAGTGTGACTTGGTCACTTCATTATCCACTATCAATTGAATTGTTTAAGGAGTGGCAAACTCTTTCTTAATGTACTCAACTGCAGGAATATCGGCAGGAGCCCATTCAAGCTGATCAAGGTCTGAAACAGACACCCAGCGAAGCTCTGCATGTTCTATGGCAATGGGCTCGCCTGTTACAATTTCAGCTTCAAATGTATGTAATGTGACAATAATTGCGTCGTACTCGTAAGTCGTTTTTTCGATTGATTGTTTGACCTTAATATTACATTTTAATTCTTCATTGATCTCGCGCACTAAAGACTGTGAAGGCGTTTCATGTAGCTCAATTTTCCCACCTGGAAACTCCCATAAGTTTGGTAATGACATTTTGCTACTACGAAGTGCACATAATATTTCGTTAAGGTCGTTTCGAATAACGGCTCCCACAACTTGAACATGTTTTTTCATTTTTCTCACTCCAAGTCAGTATAGATTTTATGATCTCTACTTATCATAACAAAAACCGTTACTCCTTTTACTCACACAAAGAATAACGGTTTTATTTATATCCAGTTATCCACATGTGGATAACCCCATTTATGGTATACTTATGGCACTTATCCACAAGTAGAAATGAGGAAACTAACATGTCCCGTGAACTCTATCCGATTGTCGTTAAACCAGAATGGATTGAATCGATTCGAAGTGGTTATCCCGCATTACGCAAGGAAATGTTCGAATCTTTGCAGCACGTTAAAGATGCAGGCGGACTGCTCCATCTGATGACAGAACATAAAGAATACCTCGCGACCGGCTATTTTGGCAAGCAGGAAAAAGGTGTCGGTTGGACTCTCTCTATGGACGAGCAAGAAGCGATTGATGCCGCCTTCTTCAAACAACTATTCGAAAAAGCGTTAGATAAACGCAACGAATTTTTTGAAGACTATTCGGAAGCCTTCCGTATCTTTAACGGCGCCGGAGACGGTATTGGTGGTTTGACGATTGACTGTTATGATCATCATTACCTCATCACATTCGAAAATGAGGGGATTTATACATTCCGTCCACTAATACTTGAGGCTCTTGAATCACTACTAAATTATAGAAGTATTTATGAAAAACGAGATTTCCTCGTCGATCTTCAACCTGTTAAAGGCGACGACTTTTTAAAAGGGGAACGAGGCGATTTCCCTGAAGTCGCACAAGAGTACGGTGTCCTCTATGAATATGACTTAGATGCTGGTATGCGGACTGGTTTTGATATTGCACAACGCGAACTTCGCCGGATTCTTCTCGATTCTGTCGAACGAAAAACCGTACTTAATCTCTTTTCTGATACAGGAGCTCTAACGGTAGCTGCGCTTTATGGTGAAGCTGCTCGAACAACGAGTGTTGATTTCTCGACACGCAGTCGAAATAAAACAACAGATAATCTTGCGTTGAACAGTTTTATTCCGGAAAAACAGACAATCTTAGTCCAAGATGCGTTTGACTATATCGAACAAGCAGATAAAAAGACTCGTTTTGATGTCGTCTTGTTCCATCCACCGGTACAAGTCAATACACGGACGCGTCAGTTTCGGACAGAGCAGGATCTTGCCCTTTGGATCCAAAAAGTCATTCATTTAACGAATCGTGGAGGACTCCTTGCGATTACGACAGATAGTCCTGCTCTTGATGCGGCACAATTGAAAAAAGCTGTGGAGCAAGCTTTTAATAAATTGCGCCAAAAATTCGAAGTCGTCTGGGAGCAACCGGAG
This window of the Exiguobacterium acetylicum genome carries:
- a CDS encoding DUF3427 domain-containing protein, which translates into the protein MSYYETLRSSTETNSQSDTTSVSVPAHDYTTELLTHLNQVLYQSLDYLQKQDKPDQMVETVNEWLLYLNQPPIDSPLHRELTTSTTHALPTQYKNSLRAWELIAPGQLEQEQLLHHINQELWTASAADWMVSFTRHSGIQTLVPALKEAEAQNKPIRILTSFYMNITEAKAIRQLMEFSNIEVKIYEPIKKNHAFHPKAYLFSRPDQLDSAIVGSSNLSKSALTHGMEWNIRIPSTPVTTLVTQAKSLFEQLWNSQEATICTEELLLQYEQYQQETPPIKSFSIRDTIAEPSVDYTVIEPNLMQIPALEELDRLRERKETKAMVIAATGTGKTYLAAFDVRQAQAKKVLFVAHRGKLLSQAEHTFRQVFSNESYTFGRYSGSQQIQDAQFTFATVQTLSKEVHLNQFLQDTFDYIIIDEFHHASSASYQSILNYFTPQFLLGVTATPERMDGQNIFQLVDYNVAYEVRLYDALAQDLLSPFHYFGIQDDESIDYSLIPQQNGFYVEQDLVVALERSTRTDYIVEMIRKFGFSGNQAVGLGFCVNINHAEFMEQEFKRHQIEAMAVTSKQSEDEREEAIRRLEDDQDPLQYIFTVDLFNEGVDIPKVNLMLFLRPTESPTIFIQQLGRGLRKHSSKEFVTILDFIGNSQKAFVAPLVLSGQQSFHSIDRYKIATAVKQHFPILPEGSLAILDSITERFIIEQMKKIEFSASKQLRESYQRLTRMIGNPPSLNDLVTHKDAPAIESIVQQWRSTLRLKQLEKHATDEELRLLLDDTTRKIVEQLEGLFPIREPFSLLILKHLLHHPSASVQDIEQEVFKEFALSPNHSFSKRPIIHHLFKRWSTAFKNDRIQLLDAVSEERYRFSNTVVQALQQSTELRSYMMHFIQAGLLAFHQLPDRINWLIEDQAFLLHQTYNRSVIQRLLCSPSQEGSWREGVAQAGDDYILFVNLHKDETIDEQLKYNDYFLDQYRFHWQSQSNATATGKAGTLYQNHESEGIRIHLFMRKADKEQGKTMPFTYFGQLKHLQSTGSKPISVTWSLHYPLSIELFKEWQTLS
- the mutT gene encoding 8-oxo-dGTP diphosphatase MutT; the protein is MKKHVQVVGAVIRNDLNEILCALRSSKMSLPNLWEFPGGKIELHETPSQSLVREINEELKCNIKVKQSIEKTTYEYDAIIVTLHTFEAEIVTGEPIAIEHAELRWVSVSDLDQLEWAPADIPAVEYIKKEFATP
- a CDS encoding class I SAM-dependent rRNA methyltransferase, which gives rise to MSRELYPIVVKPEWIESIRSGYPALRKEMFESLQHVKDAGGLLHLMTEHKEYLATGYFGKQEKGVGWTLSMDEQEAIDAAFFKQLFEKALDKRNEFFEDYSEAFRIFNGAGDGIGGLTIDCYDHHYLITFENEGIYTFRPLILEALESLLNYRSIYEKRDFLVDLQPVKGDDFLKGERGDFPEVAQEYGVLYEYDLDAGMRTGFDIAQRELRRILLDSVERKTVLNLFSDTGALTVAALYGEAARTTSVDFSTRSRNKTTDNLALNSFIPEKQTILVQDAFDYIEQADKKTRFDVVLFHPPVQVNTRTRQFRTEQDLALWIQKVIHLTNRGGLLAITTDSPALDAAQLKKAVEQAFNKLRQKFEVVWEQPEQKDFPTPSSMPQLALKSILVRRK